A single region of the Candidatus Bathyarchaeota archaeon genome encodes:
- a CDS encoding HD domain-containing protein, which translates to MEPTKYWGFIKDPLYGYIRITEQERSIIDTAPVQRLRRIRQLSGAQYAYPAANHTRFEHSLGTMHLAGILADSLPSISQEEKVKVKLASLLHDVGHGPYSHLFETLLSKYLGKTHEDMSLWIIRESEVGRALERIGLDPEEVGLISVGRLSRPDKPFLNQIIRSSVDVDKMDFLLRDSYHTGASYGTIDIFRLIYTMDILDGNLAVDATALSTLETFLLARLESFRAIYFHRTTRAAQIMLIKALEKAKDELNLFKSISIQEYLQLDDQTLWEMLKHSKSRDIIMDLDNRRLLKCAYEKTFFVRDQLVTNIFNNEAVRRQIEEEIAIKAGVPTDEVTIDVPSLPSVPYHYAIDVEPMNIPIFYKSKTGEKIPQRLGELSRIVDSLRVFLNIMRIYTREDYRERVRKASTDVLGEAPLSSLVSY; encoded by the coding sequence TTGGAGCCTACGAAATATTGGGGTTTCATCAAGGACCCCCTATACGGCTACATCAGAATAACTGAGCAGGAGAGGAGTATAATCGATACTGCTCCGGTTCAGAGGCTCAGAAGGATCAGGCAACTCTCAGGGGCACAATACGCCTATCCAGCCGCAAACCATACGCGCTTCGAACATTCCCTTGGAACGATGCATCTGGCTGGGATTCTTGCTGATAGTCTTCCATCTATTTCTCAGGAGGAGAAGGTTAAAGTTAAGTTGGCTTCGCTTCTGCATGATGTTGGACACGGCCCCTACTCCCATCTCTTCGAGACTCTCCTATCGAAATATTTGGGTAAGACCCATGAGGATATGTCCCTATGGATAATCAGGGAGTCTGAGGTAGGTCGAGCTCTTGAAAGAATAGGTTTAGACCCTGAAGAGGTGGGTTTGATCTCGGTCGGTCGACTCTCAAGGCCAGATAAGCCTTTCCTAAACCAAATAATTAGAAGCTCAGTAGATGTCGACAAGATGGATTTTCTCCTCCGGGACTCCTACCATACAGGTGCGAGCTATGGGACAATAGACATATTCCGCCTAATCTACACGATGGATATTCTCGACGGAAACCTGGCTGTCGACGCCACCGCCCTCTCAACCTTGGAGACATTCCTTCTTGCAAGACTAGAATCTTTCAGGGCAATATACTTCCATAGGACGACGAGGGCCGCCCAGATAATGTTGATCAAAGCCTTGGAGAAGGCTAAGGATGAGCTCAACCTCTTCAAGTCGATCTCCATCCAAGAATATTTGCAGCTTGACGACCAGACATTGTGGGAGATGCTTAAACACTCAAAGAGCAGAGACATCATAATGGACTTAGATAATAGGAGGCTGCTCAAATGTGCTTACGAGAAGACCTTCTTCGTCAGGGATCAGCTCGTCACCAACATATTCAACAATGAGGCTGTCAGGAGACAGATTGAGGAGGAGATAGCCATCAAGGCCGGGGTTCCAACCGATGAGGTAACTATAGATGTCCCATCACTCCCCTCAGTCCCATACCATTACGCAATAGACGTAGAGCCTATGAACATACCTATCTTCTACAAATCGAAGACTGGCGAGAAGATTCCTCAAAGGCTGGGTGAATTATCTAGAATAGTAGATTCGTTGAGGGTATTCCTGAATATTATGCGAATATATACGAGGGAGGATTATAGGGAGAGGGTTAGGAAGGCTTCTACAGATGTTCTGGGGGAGGCCCCCCTCTCAAGCCTAGTGTCCTACTGA
- a CDS encoding DMT family transporter has translation MEPFMVYAITSGFFFAIFTFLAKYIISNKMRNFVSFVYMQGILIIGVFTSLTYIFAPKEVFVPPAAVFPYAIISGGTSIIAYLLMYYGLTKYDASSALPIIGVKPVFVIPLSYIFLGEYYGVDVIFWILVAMLGAVMTSWDDDMQISRVLSSSNKALWIFLLTACLYAAGNVAVKPAMKLVTNFNFLIWRELAWFGVLVCLAPLIFHSDELESLKVGWRSSLIFVVLAVIVQYFSYLFLFYSLGYSVQITEGLGAAQGIFAVTIGYLISRTNFKALAEHHNSRTYLVRMIGAILIFLGIYFLSTVTLK, from the coding sequence TTGGAGCCATTCATGGTTTACGCCATCACCTCAGGCTTCTTCTTCGCGATATTTACGTTCCTAGCGAAATACATAATCTCCAATAAGATGAGGAACTTCGTCTCTTTCGTTTATATGCAGGGTATTCTAATAATAGGAGTATTCACATCTCTAACATACATATTTGCACCCAAGGAAGTATTTGTGCCTCCGGCAGCAGTCTTCCCTTACGCCATCATCTCAGGAGGAACCTCAATAATAGCATATCTTCTAATGTATTACGGCTTGACAAAATACGACGCATCCTCAGCTCTGCCGATAATAGGTGTCAAACCTGTCTTCGTGATACCTCTCAGCTACATCTTTCTAGGCGAATATTACGGTGTCGACGTGATATTTTGGATTCTTGTGGCGATGCTTGGTGCGGTGATGACCTCCTGGGATGACGATATGCAAATCAGTCGGGTTCTATCATCGAGTAACAAGGCTTTATGGATCTTCCTATTAACAGCCTGCCTATACGCGGCTGGAAACGTGGCTGTTAAACCTGCGATGAAGCTAGTTACAAACTTTAACTTTCTTATTTGGCGTGAACTAGCATGGTTCGGCGTTCTAGTCTGCTTGGCACCCCTAATATTTCACAGCGACGAATTGGAATCCTTAAAAGTGGGATGGAGAAGCTCCCTTATCTTTGTCGTATTGGCCGTGATCGTACAATATTTCTCCTACCTCTTCCTCTTCTACTCCTTAGGATACTCTGTCCAAATAACTGAGGGGTTAGGGGCTGCCCAAGGAATATTTGCTGTTACAATAGGTTACCTCATCTCAAGAACCAATTTCAAAGCCCTTGCGGAACATCATAACTCTCGAACATACTTGGTTAGAATGATTGGTGCCATACTCATATTCCTCGGAATATACTTCCTATCAACAGTCACCCTCAAGTAG
- a CDS encoding metallophosphoesterase family protein — protein sequence MRVIVISDIHSNLEALEAVASSMGDFDAIFCLGDLVGYGADPNEVVDKVRLLEPQVVIAGNHDYAVVSGDTSGFASHAALAVEWTRRTLHPRNMSYLANLPHRSLREEQGLRLGMYHGSPRDPLDEYVFPGTPEFILRGMVDYAGVDILMLGHTHMPMQVNIGSRYLLNPGSVGQPRDGDPRASYLILDLEDGHVKFELRRIKYDIDSAAEKILSKPVPKFLADRLYLGY from the coding sequence ATGAGGGTGATAGTCATCTCCGATATTCACTCTAACCTAGAGGCTTTGGAGGCTGTTGCTTCAAGTATGGGTGATTTCGACGCTATTTTCTGTCTCGGCGACCTCGTAGGTTACGGCGCCGATCCCAATGAGGTTGTTGATAAGGTAAGGCTACTTGAACCTCAGGTCGTCATCGCCGGAAACCATGACTATGCCGTTGTGAGTGGAGATACTTCGGGCTTCGCATCCCATGCGGCTTTGGCTGTTGAATGGACGAGGAGGACGCTGCATCCAAGAAACATGTCCTACTTGGCTAATCTTCCCCACCGATCCCTGAGGGAGGAGCAAGGTCTACGCCTTGGCATGTATCATGGGAGTCCAAGAGATCCCTTAGATGAGTATGTTTTTCCTGGGACGCCTGAATTTATTCTGAGAGGTATGGTGGATTATGCTGGTGTAGACATCTTAATGTTAGGCCACACCCATATGCCTATGCAAGTCAATATAGGTTCAAGATATCTTCTGAATCCAGGTAGTGTGGGGCAGCCTAGGGACGGCGACCCTAGGGCAAGCTACCTCATCCTAGATTTGGAGGATGGTCATGTCAAATTTGAGTTGAGGAGGATCAAATATGACATAGACTCCGCGGCTGAGAAGATCTTGAGTAAGCCTGTACCAAAATTCTTGGCTGACAGACTATACTTAGGATATTGA
- a CDS encoding creatininase family protein, which translates to MDEFRLWKMTWREVADVVDETSAVLIPVGSIEQHGYHIPLDCDVYTSTYICERVAEKSFLDGVKVLVAPPINFGVSWYHMGFPGTITVKPETFIDVLTQICYSLSRHGFKRKIIVNSHGGNTSTLQVFINRFYEEYGEKIYLCQWWDLASDEMVSIDTPMIHVEEAETSVAMAVGMRVLTDKTVREAFDRRAALKEHGLPAFEIVKYDARHRGPYINTPMDMIHHISKSGVVGDATRADITKGKRILEATVERLTEFCKQLRAAHR; encoded by the coding sequence ATGGACGAGTTTAGACTCTGGAAGATGACTTGGAGGGAGGTTGCTGACGTAGTTGATGAGACTTCTGCCGTATTGATTCCTGTAGGGTCTATTGAGCAGCATGGTTACCATATACCTTTAGACTGTGACGTATACACAAGCACATATATATGTGAGAGGGTTGCTGAGAAATCTTTTCTAGATGGTGTAAAGGTGTTGGTGGCGCCACCCATCAACTTCGGCGTCTCATGGTACCATATGGGGTTTCCAGGGACGATCACGGTCAAACCTGAAACCTTCATCGATGTCCTCACACAGATATGCTACTCCCTTAGCAGACATGGATTCAAAAGGAAGATCATAGTGAATTCGCATGGAGGCAACACATCGACATTACAGGTCTTCATCAACAGGTTCTATGAGGAGTATGGAGAGAAGATATATCTCTGCCAGTGGTGGGATCTGGCAAGCGACGAGATGGTGAGTATAGACACGCCTATGATACATGTCGAGGAGGCTGAGACATCAGTAGCCATGGCTGTGGGCATGAGAGTTCTGACAGACAAAACTGTCAGGGAGGCATTCGACAGGAGAGCCGCACTCAAGGAGCATGGTCTTCCAGCATTCGAAATCGTCAAGTATGATGCGAGACATAGAGGACCCTACATAAACACTCCTATGGATATGATACATCACATCTCAAAGTCAGGCGTAGTAGGAGATGCAACGAGAGCTGACATCACGAAGGGGAAAAGAATACTTGAGGCGACAGTTGAAAGGCTCACGGAATTCTGCAAACAGTTGAGGGCGGCCCATCGATAA
- a CDS encoding uroporphyrinogen decarboxylase family protein produces MVVDEGFTERNAKRLKKAVRHETPDRVPVAVHVNGPFIAGFNNVPREIYYKDKSVMLECQLKVRRRFYNLTSVWPDYGMVLEASALGGDIYWGVDGAPWVRPFIRNVEDVERLRVPDPRRDGLLPTFLETCEYMRRSVGEDVQLGCCSCVGPATLASLVRGATEFLKDLCFDRELAVKLLSICTETAKVWLLAQAEVAPEVDCVLIGDDIASYMSPKQFREFVLPRYREIYGVLPKCQRWLHNDANSSHLLELIAESGVEVFHVGYEVDLTDAKRRVGDRVCFVGNLPPLEVLREGSRELVASKSRELISRLAYNGGFVLAPGGYLVEGTPPENVDSMIETAEHTPINGLG; encoded by the coding sequence ATGGTTGTTGATGAGGGTTTCACGGAGAGGAATGCTAAGAGGCTTAAGAAGGCTGTAAGACATGAGACTCCTGACAGGGTACCTGTCGCCGTTCATGTCAACGGCCCATTCATAGCGGGCTTCAACAATGTTCCACGCGAGATTTACTATAAGGATAAAAGTGTTATGTTGGAGTGCCAGTTGAAGGTTAGGAGAAGATTCTACAATCTCACTTCCGTGTGGCCTGATTATGGTATGGTTTTGGAGGCTTCAGCCTTGGGTGGTGATATATATTGGGGTGTGGATGGTGCACCGTGGGTTAGACCCTTCATAAGGAATGTTGAGGATGTTGAGAGGCTTAGGGTTCCAGATCCACGTAGGGATGGATTGTTGCCGACATTCCTTGAAACATGTGAGTATATGCGAAGAAGTGTTGGAGAGGATGTTCAGCTGGGTTGCTGCTCGTGTGTGGGGCCTGCTACACTCGCATCCCTGGTCAGGGGAGCAACAGAATTTCTGAAAGACCTATGTTTTGATAGGGAGTTGGCTGTGAAGCTCCTGTCGATATGCACTGAGACTGCTAAGGTCTGGCTTTTAGCCCAGGCTGAGGTTGCGCCGGAGGTTGACTGTGTTCTTATAGGTGACGACATAGCTTCATATATGAGTCCTAAACAGTTCAGAGAGTTTGTTCTGCCTAGATATAGGGAGATATATGGTGTCCTCCCGAAGTGTCAACGCTGGCTGCATAATGACGCGAATTCTTCGCATTTACTTGAGTTGATTGCAGAGTCGGGTGTTGAGGTATTCCATGTAGGCTATGAGGTTGACCTGACCGATGCGAAGAGGCGTGTAGGAGACAGAGTATGCTTCGTGGGTAATCTTCCACCCTTAGAAGTTTTGAGAGAGGGGAGTAGGGAGTTGGTGGCTTCTAAGTCTAGGGAGCTCATATCGAGGTTGGCTTATAATGGAGGTTTCGTGCTTGCGCCTGGGGGCTACCTTGTGGAGGGGACCCCGCCGGAGAATGTAGATAGCATGATAGAGACGGCTGAACATACACCTATAAATGGGTTGGGTTGA
- a CDS encoding branched-chain amino acid ABC transporter permease, with protein MISPELIVTAILNGLSIAMTLALVALGMGLIFGLMHVPNFAQGNFFALGAYMAFSIAVLTGNFWLAIPIGALCVALTGFLFEPVLLRRMYGRPIPDILIIMYGILLITYDTIEVIWGSVGLPVNTPPELAGAIPMALVEYPAYRMFQIVFSGIVCIVFYLFLKKTKIGLLIRAGVQDRGMVQALGININKIFLTGFCIGIGMAGLGGVIVAPFTQVFPLMGNEIIIKIFVVVVLGGIGSFRGTLLAALILGWASAFSALVWPPLSEIVIFFILGATLIARPGGILGEGEEL; from the coding sequence ATGATAAGCCCTGAACTAATTGTGACTGCGATTCTCAATGGGCTATCCATAGCTATGACGTTAGCACTGGTAGCATTGGGGATGGGGTTGATCTTTGGGTTAATGCATGTTCCGAACTTTGCTCAAGGAAACTTCTTCGCCCTAGGAGCATACATGGCATTTAGTATTGCTGTATTGACTGGAAATTTCTGGTTAGCAATTCCCATAGGAGCATTATGTGTGGCTCTGACTGGATTCTTGTTTGAGCCGGTACTGCTTAGAAGAATGTATGGTAGACCAATACCGGACATTCTAATAATTATGTATGGAATACTCTTGATAACATATGATACAATAGAAGTCATATGGGGTAGCGTCGGGCTTCCAGTAAACACACCACCTGAACTTGCTGGGGCCATTCCAATGGCGTTGGTTGAGTATCCAGCTTATAGAATGTTTCAAATAGTCTTCTCTGGAATAGTTTGCATAGTCTTCTATCTGTTCTTGAAGAAAACCAAGATTGGGCTACTAATCAGAGCTGGGGTTCAAGACAGAGGAATGGTTCAAGCCCTGGGTATAAATATAAATAAAATCTTCTTGACAGGATTCTGCATTGGCATAGGAATGGCGGGGCTCGGAGGCGTGATAGTTGCGCCTTTCACACAAGTATTTCCTTTGATGGGAAACGAGATAATCATAAAAATTTTCGTCGTGGTGGTTCTTGGCGGTATCGGAAGTTTCAGAGGAACTTTACTTGCAGCGCTCATCCTAGGGTGGGCTTCAGCTTTCTCAGCACTAGTTTGGCCGCCACTTTCCGAAATCGTAATATTCTTCATATTAGGGGCTACATTGATAGCTAGACCAGGAGGAATTCTTGGGGAAGGAGAGGAGCTCTAA
- a CDS encoding branched-chain amino acid ABC transporter permease, whose product MSRSEMSRVKWFKPWYGLFIVSAFFIVAPTFLPLSIASDILIFSIAVLGFDLLYGHTGFLSFGHSAYFGMGTYGTALFLQFAMFKQIPVSDDWLWLAIPVGIVVATCVGWLGGYLTFRAGTAVYGTFVTIAVQFSFWWAMLKLWWITGGENGIVNLPYLIFNIPGLSQVTLKDMHAAYFFNLLIALPTLCVIYRLIHSPFGMILRSIRENAERATFLGYNVQRYRMYSFILSALFGGVGGALYVNYYRFTGLHTIDWLAAGDLVTMAVLGGSGVFWGPIIGSLVFIMIKDYLSMYTWFWRLFVGVTAIMVMLFFRRGVWGLLERSSHILCKTIRRGTK is encoded by the coding sequence ATGTCCCGAAGTGAGATGTCAAGAGTGAAGTGGTTTAAACCTTGGTACGGCCTCTTCATTGTTTCAGCCTTTTTCATAGTAGCACCTACTTTTCTGCCTTTATCGATAGCATCTGATATATTGATTTTCTCAATAGCCGTCTTAGGTTTCGATTTACTATATGGACATACAGGTTTTCTTTCTTTTGGCCACTCTGCTTACTTTGGTATGGGCACATATGGAACTGCTTTGTTCCTTCAATTCGCAATGTTTAAGCAAATTCCTGTTTCAGATGATTGGCTCTGGTTAGCTATTCCTGTAGGCATAGTTGTTGCGACTTGTGTCGGCTGGCTCGGCGGCTATCTTACATTCAGAGCTGGTACCGCAGTATATGGTACATTCGTTACAATAGCTGTTCAATTCTCCTTCTGGTGGGCTATGCTGAAGCTGTGGTGGATAACTGGAGGGGAGAACGGAATAGTTAACTTACCATATTTAATATTTAATATTCCAGGATTATCTCAAGTTACTTTGAAAGACATGCATGCAGCGTATTTTTTTAATCTATTAATTGCGTTACCAACGCTGTGTGTAATCTATAGGCTGATTCATTCACCTTTCGGTATGATTTTGAGGTCGATAAGAGAAAACGCTGAGAGAGCAACTTTTTTGGGTTATAATGTGCAACGGTATAGAATGTACTCATTTATACTATCAGCTCTCTTTGGAGGAGTTGGGGGAGCTCTCTACGTTAATTATTATAGGTTTACAGGGCTGCATACGATTGACTGGCTAGCTGCCGGTGACTTGGTAACTATGGCTGTGCTAGGAGGGTCTGGCGTCTTTTGGGGCCCTATAATTGGGTCTCTCGTATTCATTATGATTAAAGATTATCTATCGATGTACACTTGGTTCTGGCGCCTATTTGTTGGGGTAACAGCTATAATGGTGATGCTCTTCTTCAGGAGAGGTGTGTGGGGCCTCTTAGAAAGGTCTTCACACATCTTATGTAAAACTATTCGGAGGGGAACTAAATGA
- a CDS encoding ABC transporter ATP-binding protein → MDLLETISLTKDFGGLRAVDDVNLKVGRGEFLAIIGPNGAGKTTLFNLLSGKFLPSKGEIIFEGKNITKLPPNERNAIGITKTFQIPSIFRKLTVYENLRVAAQSPRITGPRYLLSTISKDRECEENVDSLLKRVGLYDFKFAEADGLPHGHKKRLEIGMAIAGREPKLLLLDEVTAGLTVEETKEMCDFILELAKHYTVIMVEHKIDVVLGISKRICVMHQGKIIADGTPDEVTSDEQVQRVYLRGR, encoded by the coding sequence ATGGATTTGCTTGAGACAATTTCTTTAACCAAAGACTTTGGAGGGCTCAGAGCGGTAGATGATGTGAACCTAAAAGTTGGGAGAGGTGAATTTCTGGCAATAATCGGTCCCAACGGGGCTGGAAAAACGACTTTGTTTAATCTTTTATCGGGAAAGTTTCTTCCATCTAAGGGAGAAATCATTTTTGAAGGTAAAAACATTACTAAACTTCCTCCTAATGAGAGAAACGCCATAGGTATCACGAAGACATTTCAGATCCCCTCTATTTTTAGGAAATTAACCGTTTACGAGAATTTGCGTGTAGCTGCTCAGTCTCCTAGAATAACAGGTCCACGCTATCTCTTATCAACTATCTCTAAAGACCGTGAGTGCGAAGAAAATGTCGACAGCCTTCTAAAGAGAGTAGGTCTGTATGATTTTAAGTTCGCTGAGGCAGATGGCCTTCCGCATGGACACAAGAAGCGACTAGAGATTGGAATGGCCATCGCTGGGCGTGAACCTAAATTATTATTGCTAGATGAGGTTACAGCGGGCCTGACTGTAGAAGAGACAAAAGAAATGTGTGATTTTATCCTTGAACTAGCGAAACATTATACAGTAATAATGGTGGAACACAAGATAGATGTTGTCCTAGGTATCTCGAAACGCATATGTGTTATGCACCAAGGAAAAATAATAGCTGATGGAACTCCAGACGAGGTAACATCTGATGAACAGGTTCAGAGAGTCTATTTGAGAGGTAGGTAA
- a CDS encoding ABC transporter ATP-binding protein → MALLNVENVDAFYGDSQVLFNVSMEVREQEVVALLGRNGVGKSTTLKAITGLNPAKRGRIIFKGIDITHMRPDQISRLGIGYVPEDRRLFPDLTVAENLRVAEIGTQHPEGTKEVLDIFPLLKRYLGTKARNLSGGEQKMLSMARGMIGRKELLILDEPTEGLAPSIVASIREALLKIKDLKRGIILVESANTPLALEICDRAYIMVHGSIVFEGDPWQVRESKDVQKFLTVAH, encoded by the coding sequence ATGGCTCTGCTAAATGTTGAGAATGTAGACGCATTCTACGGCGACTCTCAAGTATTATTCAATGTATCTATGGAAGTAAGGGAGCAGGAGGTAGTTGCACTCCTTGGAAGGAACGGGGTTGGAAAATCAACAACATTAAAGGCAATTACAGGCTTGAACCCAGCTAAGCGGGGAAGAATCATTTTCAAAGGGATAGATATAACTCACATGAGGCCTGATCAAATATCGAGACTTGGTATTGGTTACGTTCCAGAGGATAGGAGACTTTTCCCAGACCTAACAGTTGCAGAGAATTTGAGGGTTGCAGAGATAGGTACCCAACACCCAGAGGGTACCAAGGAAGTCCTTGATATATTTCCCCTATTGAAAAGATACTTGGGGACTAAAGCCAGAAACCTGAGTGGCGGTGAGCAGAAGATGCTATCCATGGCACGTGGTATGATTGGCCGTAAAGAACTCTTGATATTGGACGAGCCGACTGAAGGCTTAGCTCCATCGATAGTGGCGTCTATAAGGGAAGCTTTACTAAAGATAAAGGATTTGAAACGGGGGATCATACTTGTCGAGTCCGCTAACACACCCTTGGCATTAGAGATTTGTGACCGTGCTTATATAATGGTGCATGGCAGCATCGTGTTTGAGGGTGATCCGTGGCAGGTTAGAGAAAGTAAGGATGTTCAAAAATTTCTGACAGTTGCTCATTGA
- a CDS encoding ABC transporter substrate-binding protein: MSEKEKVSRRGWIKYAGAGVVVVAAAAGAGYYATQPKPTPTPTLTPTTPTPTPTTTPTPKGPPIRIGVMMGLTGAYSGNCKKMLDGAKLAIKHVNEAGGVLGRPLEPYIRDDELNPGIAVRRATELVETAKIEVLFGTLGTHVVHALNDYMKKVGKIYFACCIPVVATKKKDVRSPYTYFMLPSSAAISRSGGLYCAGLCKNWYLIYPDYSGGVDFSTYFKEGLEKKGAKVVGIDAAPLGCTDFSPFITRAMAAKPEGLAWCGQLGTDLQNALKQCRGFKVTEKMYMFSGNNTLTDSMAAGIDAISGVYTFLDFYWALDREPTRKYSEAYVAEYGEYPDTYSIGTYTAIRVWADAVNKAGTTDSEAVKKILDSMKFDYCKGPQYFRWDGQCMQDLFYVRGRKPEEVLKGRKPEEVPPNEKYNIFEFVHQITSEEAEPTKEEEGYA, encoded by the coding sequence ATGTCTGAGAAGGAAAAGGTTTCTAGGAGAGGCTGGATAAAGTACGCTGGTGCTGGAGTTGTTGTCGTAGCCGCAGCTGCTGGAGCAGGATACTATGCAACACAACCAAAACCAACGCCTACACCAACACTTACACCAACAACGCCGACGCCAACACCAACAACAACGCCCACACCAAAGGGGCCTCCGATAAGAATCGGCGTAATGATGGGATTAACAGGTGCTTACTCAGGCAATTGCAAGAAGATGCTTGATGGAGCTAAGCTTGCCATTAAGCATGTTAATGAGGCGGGAGGTGTACTTGGAAGACCCCTTGAACCCTACATTCGAGATGACGAATTAAACCCTGGTATCGCTGTAAGGAGAGCAACGGAACTAGTCGAAACTGCAAAAATAGAAGTTTTATTCGGCACATTGGGGACACACGTTGTTCACGCCTTAAATGATTATATGAAAAAAGTTGGCAAGATATACTTTGCTTGTTGCATCCCAGTTGTTGCAACAAAGAAAAAAGACGTTCGCAGCCCATACACCTACTTCATGTTACCTTCATCTGCAGCAATCTCAAGAAGTGGAGGGCTCTATTGCGCTGGCTTGTGTAAGAATTGGTATCTGATATATCCAGACTACTCAGGAGGTGTTGACTTCTCAACCTATTTCAAGGAAGGTCTTGAAAAGAAAGGGGCTAAAGTAGTGGGCATCGATGCTGCTCCATTGGGATGCACCGACTTCTCACCATTCATAACAAGGGCAATGGCAGCCAAACCTGAAGGTCTTGCTTGGTGCGGCCAACTAGGTACAGACCTGCAGAACGCTTTAAAGCAATGCCGAGGGTTCAAAGTTACTGAGAAAATGTACATGTTCTCAGGCAATAATACCTTAACAGACTCTATGGCCGCAGGTATAGATGCCATTAGTGGGGTATATACATTCTTAGACTTTTACTGGGCCCTTGATAGGGAGCCAACAAGAAAATACAGTGAAGCATATGTCGCAGAGTATGGCGAATATCCAGACACTTATTCTATCGGTACATATACAGCGATAAGAGTATGGGCCGATGCGGTAAATAAGGCTGGAACTACAGACTCAGAGGCTGTTAAGAAGATTCTTGACAGTATGAAGTTCGACTACTGTAAGGGACCACAATACTTCAGATGGGATGGACAGTGTATGCAAGATCTATTCTATGTAAGAGGTAGGAAACCAGAGGAAGTTCTTAAAGGCAGAAAGCCAGAAGAAGTGCCGCCTAACGAGAAATACAACATATTCGAATTTGTGCATCAAATAACAAGCGAAGAAGCCGAACCGACAAAAGAAGAAGAAGGTTACGCTTAA
- a CDS encoding DUF402 domain-containing protein, giving the protein MSKPRVMIRGIYTTALTKLLSDRGFLITHPSLTTVRRFGFRRIYGRDVLLVDRSDRQGVRVEGVAEHVESVVQVLVDTLPDVVVRENFPVRPIMVGVGRFNLHPGYLSFDIEFPYGSKRYLDRVRGEVTATIEGHHQLKIVDPDRVDAYESMLNLNPGMVEDISAVAKRELIYDRLTSGRRISIHHVKPDGSVLDLGEADIQCFEGKMLTLKRMILGCGSTYDGLNVPKSSGDYALTFAEEGSWVLRHAYYSCEGVLKGEFYNINTPIEFYPDSIRYMDLEVDVVRRPNGDLRIIDVDRLDEAVSLGYVSSRLSNEAKTIASRLYIQLSKS; this is encoded by the coding sequence ATGTCAAAGCCTAGGGTTATGATTCGTGGAATATACACTACAGCTCTCACAAAACTTCTTTCCGATAGGGGTTTCTTGATCACGCACCCTTCCCTAACCACTGTGAGGAGGTTTGGTTTTAGAAGGATCTATGGGAGGGATGTTTTGCTTGTTGATAGGTCTGACAGGCAGGGTGTGAGGGTTGAGGGTGTGGCTGAGCATGTTGAGTCTGTCGTTCAGGTTCTGGTTGACACACTCCCGGATGTGGTGGTTAGGGAGAATTTTCCGGTCAGGCCTATCATGGTTGGTGTAGGTAGATTCAATTTGCATCCTGGATACTTATCATTTGATATTGAGTTTCCTTACGGTTCAAAGAGGTATCTTGACAGGGTTAGGGGTGAGGTTACGGCCACTATTGAGGGTCACCACCAGCTGAAGATAGTAGATCCTGATAGGGTCGATGCTTACGAGTCTATGTTGAATTTGAATCCTGGGATGGTAGAGGATATCTCAGCAGTCGCCAAGAGAGAGTTGATCTATGATAGGCTGACTTCAGGCAGGAGGATTTCGATACACCATGTTAAGCCTGATGGCTCAGTCCTAGATCTCGGTGAGGCTGATATTCAATGTTTTGAAGGTAAAATGTTGACTCTTAAAAGGATGATTCTGGGTTGCGGCTCAACATATGACGGTCTGAATGTTCCGAAATCAAGTGGCGACTATGCTTTGACCTTCGCTGAGGAGGGGTCATGGGTCCTCAGACATGCATACTATTCATGTGAAGGTGTTTTGAAAGGGGAGTTTTACAATATCAATACTCCTATCGAGTTTTATCCTGACAGTATCAGGTATATGGATTTGGAGGTTGACGTTGTCAGGAGGCCTAACGGAGACTTGCGTATAATAGATGTTGACAGACTCGATGAGGCGGTGAGCCTAGGATATGTCAGTAGCCGTCTAAGCAATGAGGCTAAAACTATAGCGTCAAGACTTTACATTCAACTATCTAAATCTTGA